The proteins below are encoded in one region of Winogradskyella helgolandensis:
- a CDS encoding helix-turn-helix domain-containing protein: MTHTFKEFSTNAIFNIGNETDLRSFKTAKQCELYTFIWAKSEAIDLTIDSVPFTVPPHSILALTPIQYLQYNGGNDLIMYQFNSEFYCIKDHDQEVSCVGILFFGNTNIPMIHLDKAEQQKYDTLHDVFIDELETEDNIQAEMLRMLMARFIIKSTRLLKAKEGISDSPKSSKVDLLREFNFLVEQHFKTEHSVAFYAEKLFRSPKTLSNNFAKLNRSPLQIIHNRIVLETQRQLVYTDKTAKEIAYDIGFEDASHLSRLFKKSTSMSPSDYKKRLKTSS; this comes from the coding sequence ATGACTCATACTTTTAAAGAATTTTCTACAAATGCCATTTTCAATATTGGAAATGAAACTGATTTACGCTCCTTTAAAACAGCTAAACAGTGTGAGTTATATACGTTTATTTGGGCAAAATCAGAAGCTATCGATTTAACTATTGACAGCGTTCCGTTTACGGTTCCTCCGCATAGTATATTAGCATTAACACCTATTCAATATCTGCAATACAATGGAGGTAATGACCTTATAATGTATCAATTTAATAGTGAGTTTTACTGCATTAAAGATCATGATCAAGAAGTGAGTTGTGTTGGTATTCTCTTTTTTGGAAATACTAATATTCCAATGATTCATTTAGATAAAGCCGAGCAACAAAAATATGATACGCTTCACGACGTTTTTATAGACGAATTGGAAACCGAAGACAACATACAAGCCGAGATGCTCAGAATGTTAATGGCGAGATTTATTATAAAGAGTACACGATTATTAAAAGCTAAAGAAGGCATATCCGATTCTCCAAAAAGTTCTAAAGTAGATTTACTCCGAGAATTTAATTTTCTAGTAGAACAACATTTTAAAACAGAACACAGTGTCGCTTTTTATGCCGAAAAATTATTTAGGTCACCCAAAACCCTATCTAATAATTTTGCAAAACTAAACAGAAGTCCATTACAAATTATACACAACCGTATTGTATTAGAAACACAACGTCAATTAGTCTACACCGATAAAACAGCAAAAGAAATTGCATACGATATCGGTTTTGAAGACGCCTCTCACTTAAGTCGTTTGTTCAAAAAGAGCACCTCCATGTCACCTTCAGACTACAAAAAACGCTTAAAAACCTCTAGTTAG
- a CDS encoding STM3941 family protein has product MQEKIEIPLSKNKLLLGIGGSILFVILGVWLFTNAESFQEHSFRILRNPMVVKGVGILSILFFGATGIFGFKKLFDKKVGLTIDSNGITDNSNASSVGLIEWNDITDIITKQVMSSKFLLINVTNPEKYIEKAKGGMKAKLMRSNMKMYGTPLSITSNTLKYDFGKLEQLIQTEFERNKNVG; this is encoded by the coding sequence ATGCAAGAAAAGATTGAAATACCATTAAGCAAAAACAAATTACTTTTAGGAATTGGAGGTTCTATATTATTTGTAATATTAGGAGTTTGGCTGTTTACAAATGCGGAGAGTTTTCAAGAACATTCATTTAGAATATTGAGAAATCCAATGGTAGTAAAAGGAGTTGGGATTTTAAGTATTTTGTTTTTTGGTGCTACAGGAATTTTTGGATTTAAAAAACTGTTTGACAAAAAAGTTGGACTGACAATTGACTCAAACGGAATAACTGACAACTCAAACGCATCGAGTGTCGGATTAATTGAATGGAATGATATAACTGATATCATAACAAAGCAAGTTATGTCATCAAAATTTCTACTGATTAACGTCACGAATCCTGAAAAATATATCGAAAAAGCAAAAGGCGGAATGAAAGCCAAACTTATGCGTTCGAATATGAAAATGTACGGAACACCACTTTCGATTACATCCAATACTCTAAAATATGATTTTGGAAAACTGGAACAATTAATACAAACTGAATTTGAACGAAATAAAAACGTTGGGTAA
- a CDS encoding sodium/pantothenate symporter translates to MIASDQLVTYMWILLGVYAAVILFFVIRGARKNTSINDYAVGTIGFPSWVVGLSLAASMTSAATFIINPGFIALYGISGVISFAIVLPIAAFISLIVFTKGFVKQGNAVKATTMAQWIGKRYNSKKYAFFFGIIALLLITFIVLINVGLTQVISKSLNADPFYVLMGITAFVFGYMMFGGANSMVYTNTIQAIIMCIVALILIGSGSEYFADGITGFFDKLNAIDPNLTKPTNTESFLFRDYFEIIATQIVIGVAIVCQPHIITKSLLLKDSSKINTYLFSGIAFMIVFFLVVIVGLYARISFPDFMVNGEKLRMDEIIPTYVVTKFSVGIGLVIVVGLISAGLSTLESLIQSLSITITSDIINPLFKDKFTKNTITINKVVIIVLGIVSFLLSWEQIKNPDVSVAIFAQNGVYAYFAAAFVPVLFGTFLKHVSTRSVFIASSTAIVVHFGIYYGRITPYMQEPVNNPGVSAAIGIITSLIVGYSIYKLDTKKIERGHTRLDR, encoded by the coding sequence ATGATTGCATCAGACCAATTGGTAACTTACATGTGGATTTTATTGGGAGTGTACGCTGCCGTCATCTTATTTTTCGTAATCCGAGGAGCTCGAAAAAATACGAGTATAAACGATTATGCCGTTGGTACAATTGGCTTTCCGTCGTGGGTTGTTGGCTTATCTTTAGCAGCTTCAATGACCAGTGCCGCAACCTTTATTATCAACCCAGGATTTATTGCACTCTACGGAATTTCAGGAGTGATCTCTTTTGCCATTGTATTGCCAATTGCGGCTTTTATTTCGTTAATCGTTTTTACAAAAGGCTTCGTAAAACAAGGTAATGCCGTAAAAGCAACCACCATGGCACAATGGATTGGTAAACGCTACAACAGTAAAAAATATGCCTTTTTCTTTGGCATCATCGCCCTTTTACTCATTACATTTATTGTGCTTATTAATGTTGGATTAACACAAGTGATTTCAAAATCCCTGAATGCTGATCCATTTTATGTGTTAATGGGAATTACAGCCTTTGTATTTGGATATATGATGTTTGGAGGTGCGAATTCTATGGTATACACCAACACCATTCAGGCGATAATAATGTGTATTGTGGCCTTAATTTTAATAGGTTCAGGTTCCGAATATTTCGCAGATGGTATTACTGGATTCTTTGATAAATTGAATGCCATTGACCCAAATCTTACAAAACCCACAAATACAGAAAGCTTTCTGTTTCGAGATTATTTTGAAATCATCGCCACCCAAATCGTTATAGGAGTTGCTATCGTTTGTCAACCACATATTATCACAAAATCGCTCTTATTAAAAGATTCAAGTAAAATAAACACCTATTTGTTTAGCGGCATTGCTTTTATGATTGTGTTCTTTTTAGTCGTAATTGTTGGTTTATATGCACGTATCAGCTTTCCAGATTTTATGGTTAACGGAGAGAAACTACGAATGGATGAAATCATACCAACTTACGTCGTAACCAAATTTTCAGTTGGAATTGGTTTGGTCATTGTAGTGGGATTAATTTCCGCAGGATTATCCACTTTAGAGAGTTTAATTCAGTCTTTATCTATAACTATTACTTCAGATATTATAAATCCACTGTTTAAAGATAAATTCACCAAAAACACCATAACCATTAATAAGGTGGTGATTATTGTTTTGGGTATTGTGAGCTTTTTACTCAGTTGGGAACAGATTAAAAACCCAGATGTGAGTGTGGCTATTTTTGCTCAAAATGGTGTGTATGCTTATTTTGCTGCTGCTTTTGTTCCGGTTTTGTTTGGTACATTTTTAAAACATGTATCTACCCGATCGGTTTTTATAGCAAGTAGCACAGCTATTGTAGTGCATTTCGGGATTTATTACGGCAGAATTACACCATACATGCAAGAGCCTGTTAACAACCCAGGAGTTTCAGCAGCCATCGGCATTATAACATCATTAATCGTTGGTTATAGTATTTACAAATTAGACACTAAAAAAATAGAACGTGGACACACTAGATTGGACCGCTAA
- a CDS encoding class I adenylate-forming enzyme family protein has protein sequence MDTLDWTAKWADYTPDKIAITSYDANKSYTYSDLHTYANRLVHKFTERNLEEGDRIAVLADHGLEYMVLFVACQRMGLVIVPLNYRQSVNEISKLVIDCTPRLFIHNNNHKDKAEQLPIQNLEVLTFEVLADYVENSDCSVNKTFEIKEDNLLFIFYTSGTTGTPKGVIYTNKMLFWNSLNTSMQLGITFRDSTINTLPPYHTSGWNVFITPLLHKGAHIGMLEKFDAEKILCLLELNKTTLFMALPTMLLMMQKTPVFKEVNLKKLRYIISGGEKVPSELVSFWKNEKNIYIRPGYGLTEAGPSITSLHHNMAELKPNSIGKPNFYLDLKIVNQNGETVKANEVGELCIKGDIVTPGYWNNSVKTSNKIKKGWLFTGDFAYCDDDGFLYMKGRKNDMYISGGENIYPQEIEVQLELINDIKKAVVLSVKDEKWGECGIAFVTSKSEALTVLDIRKTLTTNLVAFKHPKYIFILDDIPLTSLGKVSRKKLFKYFNSIKSEQ, from the coding sequence GTGGACACACTAGATTGGACCGCTAAATGGGCAGATTATACGCCCGATAAGATTGCTATTACATCATATGACGCTAATAAAAGTTATACGTATAGCGACTTACACACCTATGCCAATCGTTTAGTCCATAAATTTACTGAACGCAATCTCGAAGAAGGAGACCGCATTGCCGTTTTAGCAGACCACGGCCTAGAATACATGGTGCTTTTTGTGGCTTGCCAACGCATGGGATTGGTAATTGTACCATTAAATTATCGCCAATCTGTTAACGAAATTTCTAAATTAGTTATCGATTGCACACCGCGATTATTTATTCATAATAACAACCACAAAGACAAAGCTGAACAGTTACCAATTCAAAATTTAGAGGTTTTAACGTTTGAAGTATTAGCAGATTATGTTGAAAACTCAGATTGCTCAGTCAACAAAACCTTTGAGATTAAAGAAGATAACCTTTTATTTATTTTCTATACCTCTGGTACTACAGGAACTCCAAAAGGGGTAATTTACACTAATAAAATGCTCTTTTGGAATAGCCTTAACACCTCTATGCAATTGGGAATTACCTTTAGAGATTCCACAATAAACACCTTACCTCCTTACCATACTTCTGGATGGAACGTTTTTATTACACCATTATTACACAAAGGTGCACATATTGGAATGCTCGAAAAATTTGATGCCGAAAAAATATTATGTCTTTTAGAGCTCAATAAAACAACCTTATTCATGGCCTTACCAACCATGCTATTAATGATGCAAAAAACACCAGTTTTTAAAGAGGTTAATCTTAAAAAATTACGTTACATCATTTCTGGAGGAGAGAAAGTACCATCAGAACTCGTAAGCTTCTGGAAAAACGAAAAAAACATTTATATCCGACCAGGTTATGGCTTAACAGAAGCCGGACCAAGCATCACCTCTTTACATCATAATATGGCAGAGTTAAAACCCAATTCTATTGGTAAACCTAATTTCTATTTGGATTTAAAAATAGTGAATCAAAATGGAGAAACCGTTAAAGCAAACGAAGTTGGAGAACTCTGTATAAAAGGAGATATTGTGACGCCTGGTTATTGGAACAATTCAGTTAAAACAAGCAACAAAATAAAAAAGGGTTGGCTATTTACCGGTGATTTTGCTTATTGTGATGATGACGGTTTTTTATATATGAAAGGGCGTAAAAACGACATGTATATTTCTGGAGGAGAAAATATTTATCCGCAAGAAATAGAAGTGCAATTAGAGCTCATTAACGACATTAAAAAAGCAGTTGTTTTAAGTGTAAAGGATGAAAAATGGGGAGAATGTGGCATAGCATTTGTAACTTCAAAAAGCGAAGCCCTTACCGTTTTAGACATACGTAAAACACTCACAACAAACCTAGTGGCTTTTAAACACCCAAAGTATATATTTATTTTAGACGACATTCCATTAACGAGTTTAGGAAAAGTATCCCGAAAGAAACTCTTTAAATATTTTAACTCCATTAAATCGGAACAATGA
- a CDS encoding single-stranded DNA-binding protein, producing MNTLKNKVQLIGNLGQDPEITNFESGKILAKFSIATNDSYKNAQGEKVTDTQWHNVVAWGKTAQIVEKYITKGKEVAIEGKLTSRSWEDKDGMKRYITEVVCSELLMLGNK from the coding sequence ATGAACACACTTAAAAACAAAGTACAGTTGATTGGTAACTTAGGACAAGACCCAGAAATCACCAATTTTGAATCCGGTAAAATCTTAGCTAAATTTTCTATCGCTACTAACGATAGTTATAAAAATGCACAAGGTGAAAAGGTCACAGACACACAATGGCATAATGTTGTTGCTTGGGGAAAAACAGCTCAGATTGTAGAAAAATATATTACCAAAGGCAAAGAAGTAGCCATAGAAGGGAAGCTAACCTCAAGATCTTGGGAGGATAAAGATGGCATGAAACGTTACATCACCGAAGTGGTTTGTAGCGAGCTTTTAATGCTTGGAAATAAATAG
- a CDS encoding TonB-dependent receptor, whose protein sequence is MKKLFFLLTLISSFMVTAQETGSIKGLISEESGMPLSGATVHIKALDKGTITDYDGKFMLENIVEGTYDISVSYVGYGTSTTSVSVTGGNTTTLNLTLNESNSVLDEVVLTANKQPQKITDVPATVNIITARDIEEFPSFNIGELASRQKGVDFVRTGVLGTGINIRGFNSAFNSKNLQVTDDRLSTLIATGLPMGSFSTVTKDDIARVEILLGPNGTLYGPNAHNGLVSTITKNPRQSEGTTVALGFGNQSVFTTRLRHAEAINEKFAYKFHFEHSQGKEFNYADSVYVGTKAYKELDLDRDFESSKYGASLYYKPTKASEIIGYYGHSNNSNIGVTSAGRNQIKDWSIDVAQLKFVSKNFFANTYYTWSNTEDTYAMNQRTQNYVSFIDNGFSEAEARERSYTEQWFQFGPNQGDGIPLQRGALFKDASERFNAEAQYNNSWDKLHVTLGAQYQLDMADSKGTYLFDEGGIDLGQTGIYTQLEYKLDDSGWGFLLGGRYDNHDLYGSNFIPKVAVTKKLNNGTFRVTYGKGIAVPSILNLKGNLFGGLVIGNGEGFTLTDGTEIPRLDVETINSYEIGYKGQLSEKLFIDVNAYYNQSDNFISPLVNVADAANGNNVTHVGNTPIGDLVDGSDGSFVLTYLNFGHVDTYGADIGLNYYFNNNFRTTVNYSYFGRNLDTDDLANDGNLDGQVLESELPINTPNHKFSVGFHYNKGKFYGAVYGRFVEKYDFFSGINVAAETQDQDGDGVNEIVENAQVGRTWNYGQLGGFTIDANAGYNVTDQLSMGLSITNLLNAKNREFVASPIIETLVSFELKYQFSLKQKKSTVN, encoded by the coding sequence ATGAAAAAATTATTTTTTTTACTAACCCTCATTAGTTCTTTTATGGTTACTGCTCAAGAAACGGGCAGCATTAAAGGATTAATTTCTGAAGAAAGTGGTATGCCATTATCTGGCGCTACCGTACATATTAAAGCCTTAGATAAAGGAACAATTACCGATTACGACGGTAAATTTATGCTAGAAAATATTGTAGAAGGCACGTATGACATTTCTGTTTCTTATGTTGGCTACGGAACGTCAACGACAAGTGTTTCTGTAACAGGAGGAAATACAACCACATTAAATCTTACTCTAAATGAATCTAATAGTGTTTTAGATGAAGTGGTATTAACAGCCAATAAACAGCCTCAAAAAATTACAGATGTACCTGCAACCGTTAACATAATTACCGCTAGAGATATCGAAGAATTTCCAAGTTTTAATATTGGAGAATTAGCCTCTAGACAAAAAGGAGTTGACTTCGTAAGAACAGGTGTTTTAGGTACAGGCATTAATATTAGAGGTTTCAATTCAGCTTTCAATTCTAAAAATCTGCAAGTTACAGACGATAGGTTATCGACATTAATTGCAACCGGCTTGCCAATGGGATCATTCTCTACAGTGACCAAAGACGACATTGCACGTGTTGAAATATTACTAGGCCCTAACGGAACACTTTATGGGCCAAATGCACATAACGGTTTAGTAAGTACCATTACTAAAAACCCTAGACAATCTGAAGGTACTACTGTAGCTTTAGGTTTTGGTAATCAAAGTGTTTTTACCACGCGATTAAGACATGCTGAAGCGATCAACGAAAAATTTGCTTATAAGTTTCATTTTGAACATTCTCAAGGTAAAGAATTCAATTATGCAGATAGTGTTTATGTAGGCACAAAAGCGTACAAAGAATTAGATTTAGATCGTGATTTTGAATCTTCAAAATATGGTGCTTCGTTGTATTACAAGCCAACAAAAGCTTCTGAGATAATTGGATATTATGGCCATAGTAACAATAGTAATATTGGAGTTACGAGTGCTGGTCGTAACCAAATTAAAGATTGGAGTATTGATGTGGCGCAGTTAAAATTTGTATCTAAAAACTTCTTTGCTAACACTTATTACACATGGAGTAATACGGAAGACACTTATGCTATGAACCAAAGAACGCAAAATTATGTGTCGTTTATAGACAATGGGTTTTCAGAGGCAGAAGCGCGCGAACGGTCATATACAGAACAATGGTTTCAATTTGGTCCTAATCAAGGTGATGGCATTCCATTACAACGTGGTGCACTTTTTAAAGATGCCTCAGAACGTTTTAATGCAGAAGCACAATACAATAATAGTTGGGATAAACTGCATGTTACTTTAGGTGCACAATACCAATTAGATATGGCAGATTCTAAAGGCACCTACCTTTTTGACGAAGGAGGAATTGATTTAGGTCAAACAGGAATTTATACACAATTAGAATATAAATTAGACGATTCTGGATGGGGATTTTTATTAGGAGGACGTTATGATAATCACGATTTATATGGTTCCAACTTCATCCCAAAAGTAGCCGTTACTAAAAAGCTTAACAACGGAACGTTTAGAGTAACTTATGGAAAAGGTATCGCTGTACCATCTATATTAAACCTTAAAGGCAACCTGTTTGGCGGTTTAGTTATTGGAAATGGTGAAGGGTTTACCTTAACAGATGGCACTGAAATTCCGAGATTAGACGTAGAAACCATTAATTCTTATGAAATAGGGTATAAAGGTCAATTATCAGAAAAATTATTTATTGATGTTAATGCGTACTATAACCAATCGGATAATTTTATAAGTCCATTAGTTAACGTTGCAGATGCTGCAAATGGAAATAATGTAACCCATGTTGGTAACACTCCAATTGGAGATCTTGTAGATGGTTCTGACGGTTCGTTTGTTTTAACCTATTTAAACTTTGGTCACGTAGATACGTATGGTGCTGATATTGGTTTAAACTATTATTTCAATAATAACTTTAGAACGACTGTTAACTATTCGTACTTCGGTCGTAACTTAGATACAGATGACCTTGCCAATGACGGAAATTTAGACGGACAAGTTCTAGAAAGTGAATTACCGATTAATACACCAAATCACAAATTTAGCGTTGGATTTCATTATAACAAAGGAAAATTTTACGGCGCTGTTTACGGACGTTTTGTTGAAAAATACGATTTCTTCTCTGGTATAAACGTTGCGGCAGAAACACAAGATCAAGATGGAGATGGTGTTAATGAAATTGTTGAAAACGCCCAAGTCGGAAGAACTTGGAATTACGGTCAATTAGGAGGTTTCACTATAGATGCCAATGCAGGCTACAACGTTACAGACCAATTATCAATGGGACTAAGCATCACCAACTTATTAAATGCTAAAAACAGAGAGTTTGTTGCTTCACCAATAATTGAAACCTTAGTTTCTTTTGAATTAAAGTACCAATTCAGTCTTAAACAAAAGAAGTCCACTGTAAACTAA
- a CDS encoding alpha/beta fold hydrolase, protein MLKIQVNNIELDYEDHGQGKVLLLLHGLGSTKKDWDAQVPFFSKTRRVIAVDLRGHGASTKPQDAYSVALMTEDVKQLLDQLHISKVTIVGFSMGGAVAFEMAAKHPEYLENLVIVNSGPDFNDMGKIGEDLLKNRTHFLETKGLDALSKEISFNMFPEDHQVALRDEFEARCKKNDYNAYYKSFVSLMDWGLGEQINNIKTRTLVVCSDMDYTPVSFKEDYVNRMQNASLVVIKNSRHGVVIDQPDAFNLELQKFLNHG, encoded by the coding sequence ATGTTAAAAATTCAAGTGAACAATATAGAACTAGATTATGAAGATCACGGCCAAGGGAAAGTTCTTCTGCTGCTTCATGGACTAGGATCCACTAAAAAAGATTGGGACGCACAAGTCCCTTTCTTTTCTAAAACCCGTCGTGTTATTGCTGTAGACTTACGAGGTCATGGAGCCTCTACAAAACCACAAGATGCGTATAGTGTAGCATTAATGACCGAAGACGTAAAGCAACTATTAGACCAACTCCATATTAGTAAAGTAACCATTGTTGGTTTTTCAATGGGAGGAGCAGTCGCTTTTGAAATGGCTGCAAAACATCCTGAGTATTTAGAGAATTTAGTGATTGTAAATTCTGGTCCAGATTTTAATGATATGGGCAAAATTGGAGAAGATCTTTTAAAGAACCGAACCCATTTTTTAGAAACCAAAGGATTGGATGCCTTATCAAAAGAAATTTCATTTAATATGTTTCCAGAAGATCACCAAGTCGCTTTGCGAGATGAATTTGAAGCCCGTTGTAAAAAGAACGATTATAATGCGTATTACAAATCGTTTGTCTCTCTAATGGATTGGGGTCTGGGAGAGCAAATAAATAACATAAAAACCAGAACATTAGTTGTTTGTTCGGATATGGATTACACTCCTGTTTCGTTTAAAGAAGACTATGTTAACCGCATGCAAAACGCGTCATTAGTTGTGATAAAAAACTCTAGACATGGAGTTGTAATTGACCAACCTGATGCTTTTAATTTAGAACTTCAAAAATTTTTAAATCATGGTTAA
- a CDS encoding carboxymuconolactone decarboxylase family protein, which yields MTTFNVPSREDVSTTNQAIFDNLNKALGFVPNLYATYAHSDTALENYLTFANAKTSLSAKEKEVVNLAVSEVNDCIYCLSAHTAIGKMNGFTDQQILELRAGYSTVNDKLDALAKLAKNITENRGKTDATVLEHFFNVGYTKGNLIDTIALVGDKTISNYVHSTTQVPVDFPVAQPLELETI from the coding sequence ATGACTACATTTAATGTGCCTTCCAGAGAAGACGTAAGTACTACCAACCAAGCTATTTTCGATAACCTAAATAAAGCTTTAGGATTTGTACCAAACTTATATGCAACCTATGCACATAGTGATACTGCTTTAGAAAATTACTTAACATTTGCTAACGCAAAAACATCCTTATCTGCTAAAGAAAAAGAAGTTGTCAATCTTGCTGTGAGTGAAGTCAACGATTGTATTTATTGTCTTTCTGCACACACTGCCATTGGAAAAATGAACGGCTTTACAGACCAACAAATATTAGAATTGAGAGCTGGATATTCTACTGTAAACGACAAACTAGATGCTTTAGCTAAATTAGCTAAAAACATTACGGAAAACAGAGGTAAAACAGACGCAACAGTGTTAGAACATTTTTTTAATGTTGGCTATACCAAAGGAAACTTAATAGATACTATTGCTTTAGTTGGTGACAAAACCATTTCTAATTATGTACATAGTACGACGCAAGTACCTGTAGATTTTCCGGTAGCACAACCTTTAGAATTAGAAACCATTTAA
- a CDS encoding 3-hydroxybutyrate dehydrogenase — protein MVKTALITGSTSGIGLGIAHQFAKEGYNIMFHGLESNGQDIANAIAKKYAIKVGFSNANLLQSEAIEHLVNETINTFGSLHVLVNNAGIQFVSPIEDFPNKKYENIIAINMNAVFYASKAAWKQMKTQNFGRIINVSSVHGIRASEFKSAYVTAKHGVIGMTKVMALEGAPFNITCNAICPGYVKTPLVEGQIKDQAKAHNMTEEDVVEKVMLKKQAVKQFVPLEAIADMAILLAKDSSTTITGTSFALDGGWSAQ, from the coding sequence ATGGTTAAAACGGCCCTTATTACAGGAAGCACAAGTGGCATTGGTTTAGGTATTGCACATCAGTTTGCTAAAGAAGGTTATAATATTATGTTTCATGGTTTAGAATCTAACGGACAAGATATTGCTAATGCTATTGCAAAGAAATATGCTATTAAAGTCGGGTTTTCTAATGCCAATTTATTACAATCTGAAGCGATTGAACATTTAGTAAATGAAACGATAAACACATTTGGAAGCCTTCACGTATTAGTTAATAATGCAGGCATTCAATTTGTGTCTCCTATTGAAGACTTTCCAAATAAGAAATATGAAAACATTATTGCCATAAACATGAATGCTGTGTTCTACGCGTCAAAAGCCGCATGGAAACAGATGAAAACCCAAAACTTTGGTCGCATTATCAATGTGTCTTCCGTACATGGCATTAGAGCTTCAGAATTTAAATCGGCTTATGTTACAGCAAAACATGGAGTTATAGGAATGACCAAAGTGATGGCCTTAGAAGGAGCGCCGTTTAATATTACTTGTAATGCGATTTGTCCTGGTTATGTAAAAACACCTTTGGTGGAAGGCCAAATAAAAGATCAAGCCAAAGCACACAACATGACGGAAGAAGACGTTGTAGAAAAAGTAATGCTAAAGAAACAAGCTGTAAAACAATTTGTACCACTTGAAGCTATTGCAGATATGGCGATTTTATTAGCAAAAGACAGCTCAACGACCATTACAGGCACCTCCTTTGCTTTAGATGGAGGCTGGAGTGCGCAGTAA
- a CDS encoding alpha/beta fold hydrolase → MKDIMSEYNFETQSTTLDSLEISYVKEGDGEKTLLFVHGLSSNSDAWAKNINTLRKNYTCIALDLPGYGKSSKPEAAYTPTYFAEIIYKFIKELDLKNTILIGHSMGGQASIKLATTYPDAIEKLILVAPAGLEQFSETNAAFMKAYFTPESVENTTDEQIEKNYALNFYAQPEDVSKMVNDRKKIKDASDFEAHCKAIVNSISGMLDDTVFKELKQITQPTLVIFGDKDMLIPNRYFNPDLTIETVADIAKKQINSANITFVKDAGHFVQYEKPTEVNTLIQEFVAAE, encoded by the coding sequence ATGAAAGACATAATGTCTGAATACAATTTTGAAACCCAATCTACGACTTTAGATAGTTTAGAGATAAGTTACGTTAAAGAAGGAGATGGAGAAAAAACATTGCTTTTTGTGCATGGCTTAAGCAGTAATTCTGATGCTTGGGCGAAAAACATTAACACATTAAGAAAAAACTACACGTGTATTGCTTTAGATTTACCAGGCTATGGAAAATCTTCAAAACCTGAAGCTGCCTATACTCCAACCTATTTCGCTGAAATTATATACAAATTCATTAAAGAACTAGACTTAAAAAACACCATCCTCATAGGACATTCCATGGGAGGCCAAGCGAGTATAAAATTAGCCACCACCTATCCTGATGCTATAGAAAAATTAATATTGGTGGCACCAGCTGGATTAGAACAGTTTTCGGAAACAAACGCTGCATTTATGAAAGCTTATTTTACACCAGAATCCGTAGAAAATACCACTGATGAGCAAATTGAAAAAAATTACGCCCTTAATTTTTACGCGCAACCAGAGGATGTTTCTAAAATGGTAAATGATCGTAAGAAAATTAAAGACGCATCCGATTTTGAAGCCCATTGTAAAGCCATTGTCAACAGTATTTCTGGAATGTTAGATGACACTGTATTTAAAGAGCTTAAACAAATTACACAACCGACTTTAGTTATTTTTGGTGATAAGGATATGCTAATTCCTAATCGGTATTTTAATCCAGATTTAACCATTGAAACCGTAGCAGATATTGCAAAAAAGCAAATCAACTCTGCAAACATCACCTTTGTAAAAGATGCTGGACATTTTGTACAGTATGAAAAACCAACAGAAGTTAATACCCTTATTCAGGAATTTGTAGCTGCAGAATGA